In Equus asinus isolate D_3611 breed Donkey chromosome 13, EquAss-T2T_v2, whole genome shotgun sequence, one DNA window encodes the following:
- the WBP2 gene encoding WW domain-binding protein 2 isoform X3 — protein sequence MALNKNHSEGGGVIVNNTESILMSYDHVELTFNDMKNVPEAFKGTKKGTVYLTPYRVIFLSKGKDAMQSFMMPFYLMKDCEIKQPVFGANYIKGTVKAEAGGGWEGSALYKLTFMAGGAIEFGQRMLQVASQEFYPGPPMMDGAMGYVQPPPPPYPGPMEPPVSGPDVPSTPAAEAKAAEAAASAYYNPGNPHNVYMPTSQPPPPPYYPPEDKKTQ from the exons ATGGCGCTCAACAAGAATCACTCGGAGGGTGGCGGAGTGATCGTCAACAACACCGAGAG CATCCTAATGTCGTATGATCATGTAGAACTTACGTTCAATGACATGAAGAATGTGCCAGAGGCCTTCAAAGGGACCAAGAAGGGCACCGTCTACCTTACCCCTTACCGG GTCATCTTTCTGTCCAAGGGGAAGGATGCCATGCAGTCCTTTATGATGCCTTTCTATCTGATGAAGGACTGTGAGATTAAGCAACCTGTGTTTGGTGCAAACTACATCAAGGGAACAGTGAAGGCCGAAGCAGGAG GTGGCTGGGAAGGCTCTGCGTTGTACAAGTTGACCTTTATGGCAGGGGGTGCCATCGAGTTTGGACAAAGGATGCTACAGGTGGCGTCTCAAG AGTTCTATCCGGGACCTCCCATGATGGACGGGGCCATGGGATATGTGCAGCCCCCGCCACCGCCCTACCCTGGGCCCATGGAACCTCCGGTCAGCGGCCCTGATGTTCCCTCCACTCCTGCAG CCGAAGCCAAGGCCGCAGAAGCAGCTGCCAGCGCCTATTACAACCCAGGAAACCCCCACAACGTCTACATGCCCACG aGCCAGCCTCCACCACCTCCCTACTACCCCCCAGAAGATAAGAAGACCCAGTAG
- the WBP2 gene encoding WW domain-binding protein 2 isoform X1 — MALNKNHSEGGGVIVNNTESILMSYDHVELTFNDMKNVPEAFKGTKKGTVYLTPYRVIFLSKGKDAMQSFMMPFYLMKDCEIKQPVFGANYIKGTVKAEAGGGWEGSALYKLTFMAGGAIEFGQRMLQVASQASRGEAPSGAYGYSYMPSGAYVFPPPVANGMYPCPPGYPYPPPPPEFYPGPPMMDGAMGYVQPPPPPYPGPMEPPVSGPDVPSTPAAEAKAAEAAASAYYNPGNPHNVYMPTSQPPPPPYYPPEDKKTQ; from the exons ATGGCGCTCAACAAGAATCACTCGGAGGGTGGCGGAGTGATCGTCAACAACACCGAGAG CATCCTAATGTCGTATGATCATGTAGAACTTACGTTCAATGACATGAAGAATGTGCCAGAGGCCTTCAAAGGGACCAAGAAGGGCACCGTCTACCTTACCCCTTACCGG GTCATCTTTCTGTCCAAGGGGAAGGATGCCATGCAGTCCTTTATGATGCCTTTCTATCTGATGAAGGACTGTGAGATTAAGCAACCTGTGTTTGGTGCAAACTACATCAAGGGAACAGTGAAGGCCGAAGCAGGAG GTGGCTGGGAAGGCTCTGCGTTGTACAAGTTGACCTTTATGGCAGGGGGTGCCATCGAGTTTGGACAAAGGATGCTACAGGTGGCGTCTCAAG CCTCTCGAGGTGAAGCCCCCAGTGGAGCCTATGGGTACTCTTACATGCCCAGCGGGGCCTATGTCTTTCCCCCGCCAGTCGCCAATGGAATGTACCCCTGCCCTCCTGGCTACCCCTATCCACCGCCCCCACCTG AGTTCTATCCGGGACCTCCCATGATGGACGGGGCCATGGGATATGTGCAGCCCCCGCCACCGCCCTACCCTGGGCCCATGGAACCTCCGGTCAGCGGCCCTGATGTTCCCTCCACTCCTGCAG CCGAAGCCAAGGCCGCAGAAGCAGCTGCCAGCGCCTATTACAACCCAGGAAACCCCCACAACGTCTACATGCCCACG aGCCAGCCTCCACCACCTCCCTACTACCCCCCAGAAGATAAGAAGACCCAGTAG
- the WBP2 gene encoding WW domain-binding protein 2 isoform X2, giving the protein MALNKNHSEGGGVIVNNTESILMSYDHVELTFNDMKNVPEAFKGTKKGTVYLTPYRVIFLSKGKDAMQSFMMPFYLMKDCEIKQPVFGANYIKGTVKAEAGASRGEAPSGAYGYSYMPSGAYVFPPPVANGMYPCPPGYPYPPPPPEFYPGPPMMDGAMGYVQPPPPPYPGPMEPPVSGPDVPSTPAAEAKAAEAAASAYYNPGNPHNVYMPTSQPPPPPYYPPEDKKTQ; this is encoded by the exons ATGGCGCTCAACAAGAATCACTCGGAGGGTGGCGGAGTGATCGTCAACAACACCGAGAG CATCCTAATGTCGTATGATCATGTAGAACTTACGTTCAATGACATGAAGAATGTGCCAGAGGCCTTCAAAGGGACCAAGAAGGGCACCGTCTACCTTACCCCTTACCGG GTCATCTTTCTGTCCAAGGGGAAGGATGCCATGCAGTCCTTTATGATGCCTTTCTATCTGATGAAGGACTGTGAGATTAAGCAACCTGTGTTTGGTGCAAACTACATCAAGGGAACAGTGAAGGCCGAAGCAGGAG CCTCTCGAGGTGAAGCCCCCAGTGGAGCCTATGGGTACTCTTACATGCCCAGCGGGGCCTATGTCTTTCCCCCGCCAGTCGCCAATGGAATGTACCCCTGCCCTCCTGGCTACCCCTATCCACCGCCCCCACCTG AGTTCTATCCGGGACCTCCCATGATGGACGGGGCCATGGGATATGTGCAGCCCCCGCCACCGCCCTACCCTGGGCCCATGGAACCTCCGGTCAGCGGCCCTGATGTTCCCTCCACTCCTGCAG CCGAAGCCAAGGCCGCAGAAGCAGCTGCCAGCGCCTATTACAACCCAGGAAACCCCCACAACGTCTACATGCCCACG aGCCAGCCTCCACCACCTCCCTACTACCCCCCAGAAGATAAGAAGACCCAGTAG